One genomic region from Microcoleus sp. FACHB-672 encodes:
- a CDS encoding choice-of-anchor K domain-containing protein: protein MATTFTGNSFGQFGEPSEPNSRAEISLTNQNSGTDNRLTWGIPARDSFNTYVQYDGTNFNAEPNSLFSLGQLTYANGSFQSGTGFNGDFPLNVSLALNSPITGQTNFDFSFNIFNTPNSTGDPVEDGDRLRFSTGGLSRQSFNFDGKQYTLELFGFSADGGNQFTSQFNSPEETVATASLYGRISPVVTSTIIQDYDLLFNFRSVTTVIAIGYINANFYDLSDAGETIEISNLLDAGQYQGGVRGLAGNDRVFGTFENDVVNGGGGADFLVGYNGVDYLVGDDDSDQVFGGQSNDILNGNMADDWVSGDEGEDYVRGGKGNDMVTGGQGNDFLFGDFGSDSLTGDEGADSYVLRRDVAVGKFDISSVSRITDFALVEGDRIGLTEGLTVADLSFEDIDIDLDGVSDTTIKLAASGEFLGVAMSVTSVSLQGSFFSVTSDDPGLSLLS from the coding sequence ATGGCAACCACCTTTACAGGAAATTCGTTCGGGCAGTTCGGAGAGCCATCTGAGCCAAACTCTAGGGCGGAAATTTCGCTAACCAATCAAAATAGTGGTACGGATAACCGGCTGACTTGGGGAATACCGGCAAGGGACAGTTTCAACACCTACGTCCAATATGACGGCACAAACTTTAACGCTGAACCAAATAGCCTCTTTAGCCTTGGACAACTAACTTACGCGAATGGAAGCTTTCAATCCGGCACAGGCTTTAATGGCGATTTCCCCCTCAATGTTTCTCTGGCCTTAAACTCTCCGATAACTGGCCAAACAAACTTTGACTTTTCATTTAACATCTTTAACACGCCGAACAGCACTGGCGATCCAGTTGAAGATGGGGATCGGTTGCGGTTTTCCACAGGGGGTCTGAGCCGTCAATCATTTAACTTTGACGGTAAACAATACACACTCGAATTGTTTGGGTTTTCAGCGGATGGTGGCAACCAATTCACAAGCCAATTTAACTCACCTGAAGAAACCGTTGCCACCGCCTCACTGTACGGCAGGATCTCGCCGGTTGTCACCTCTACAATTATTCAAGATTATGACCTCCTGTTTAATTTCAGGAGTGTCACAACTGTGATTGCAATTGGCTATATCAATGCCAATTTTTATGATTTGTCTGATGCCGGCGAAACCATTGAAATTTCTAATTTATTAGATGCCGGTCAATATCAAGGAGGCGTAAGGGGTTTAGCCGGCAACGACCGAGTTTTCGGCACCTTTGAAAATGATGTCGTCAATGGCGGCGGCGGTGCAGACTTTCTCGTTGGATACAATGGCGTTGACTACTTGGTGGGTGACGACGATAGCGATCAGGTTTTCGGCGGCCAAAGCAATGATATCCTCAACGGAAATATGGCCGATGACTGGGTCTCAGGGGATGAGGGTGAAGACTATGTGCGCGGTGGTAAAGGCAATGATATGGTCACCGGCGGGCAAGGCAATGATTTCTTATTTGGCGATTTTGGCTCAGATAGCCTAACCGGCGATGAAGGTGCAGACTCTTATGTTCTCAGGCGGGATGTGGCAGTTGGGAAATTTGACATCAGTTCAGTCTCCCGCATTACTGACTTCGCGCTGGTTGAAGGGGATCGGATCGGGCTGACAGAAGGTTTGACAGTAGCGGACTTGAGCTTTGAGGATATCGATATTGACTTAGATGGAGTCAGCGATACCACCATTAAACTAGCCGCAAGCGGTGAATTTTTGGGCGTAGCAATGAGTGTGACATCCGTCAGTCTTCAAGGTTCTTTCTTCTCAGTCACTTCAGACGATCCAGGGTTAAGCCTGCTTTCCTAA